From Pseudomonas fluorescens:
ACAAGGGCCAGAGCAAAGACAAGCTGATCGACCTGCGCCGCGAGATCTGCGAGACCTATATCACCGAGCCCGGCTATCGCTTCGTCGAGGCCGATTGCCCCGAGCGGGTGCGCGGTGATATCGACTACACCACCGCCGTGCAGGACCTCAATCGCGACAAGCAGCAGACGTTCGAGCGCATGATCAACGAGCACCTGGCGGACGGTGAGGTGGGGGCTTTCCTGGCGTGGGGCGACCCAGCGTTGTACGACAGCACCATTCGTATCTTGCAGGCGATCCTGGCCAGCGGCCGCTGTGCCTTTGAGTTCGAGGTGATCCCCGGCATCACCAGCGTGCAGGCCCTGGCCGCGCAACACAAAGTCCCGCTGAACCGCATCGGCAAGTCCATCGAGATCACCACCGGGCGCCGCTTGGCGGCGGGGCAGGCGAGTGATGCCGATACCCT
This genomic window contains:
- the cobF gene encoding precorrin-6A synthase (deacetylating) — encoded protein: MKRILIIGIGAGNPDYITMQAVKALNRTDVFFLMDKGQSKDKLIDLRREICETYITEPGYRFVEADCPERVRGDIDYTTAVQDLNRDKQQTFERMINEHLADGEVGAFLAWGDPALYDSTIRILQAILASGRCAFEFEVIPGITSVQALAAQHKVPLNRIGKSIEITTGRRLAAGQASDADTLVVMLDAEDSYRTVADQDLDIYWGAYLGTPDEILISGKVSDVAEQIERVRKAARLDNGWIMDTYLLRKP